A region of Necator americanus strain Aroian chromosome I, whole genome shotgun sequence DNA encodes the following proteins:
- a CDS encoding hypothetical protein (NECATOR_CHRI.G3072.T2) codes for MRYSRLATSQEEADEASRLLPLMVDSEVVVDGSDDIYLLPSVSSRSSSTFDMTRCCRMFFGRRRVLHSRTVRIGYGPVGGDHGAAFAPNKVCNQKYNIFSFVPLVLFQQFKFFLNLYFLLMACSQFIPAIQIGAPITYWGPLGFVLTITLIREFLDDFVRFLRDKELNGEKYERLTRDGTRVEVNSSDIEVGDVIIIEKDRRVPADVVLLRTTEKSGACFIRTDQLDGETDWKLRIAVPFTQHTNNEAEIMEINCEIYAEKPQKDIHAFVGTIKVTTEDQVQDGSLNVENVLWANTVLASGTAVGIVVYTGRETRSVMNTTLPESKVGLLDLEVNNLTKLLFVFVMVLASVMVIMKGIDPNWYRYLMRFVLLFSYIIPISLRVNLDMAKLFYAWQIGRDKQIPETVVRSSTIPEELGRISFLLSDKTGTLTKNEMHFKKIHLGTVAFSSDAFEEVAHHVASAYSGRLARHSFSAKLQTAVEAIALCHNVTPIIEGGTVSYQAASPDEVALVKWTETVGVRLAHRDLHSLQLQLGIGQTKVFQILHIFPFTSETKRMGIIVKDETTDEISLLMKGADTVMAGMVQYNDWLEEECSNMAREGLRTLVVAKRSLSAAELEAFDRAYHTAKMSITDRSQNMQNCVNRMLEKDLHLLCLTGVEDRLQDQVTTSLELLRNAGIKIWMLTGDKLETAICIAKSSGLFSRTDNVHVFGSVQNRTEAHNELNALRRKSDVALVMQGSALNVCLQYYEAEVAELLLRKYRAPLRVAAIGDGGNDVSMIQAAHAGIGIDANEGKQASLAADFSITQFSHVCRLLLVHGRFCYKRSCALSQFVMHRGLIISTMQAIFSCVFYFASVSLYQGVLMVAYSTAYTMLPVFSLVVDRDVTASNALTYPELYKELGKGRSLSYKTFCIWVMISLYQGAVIMYGALFVFDADFIHVVSISFSALIVTELIMVAMTIHTWHWAMLLAQALSLSLYGVSLVVLDQYFDRQFVLSWMFIIKTTLITLVSCLPLYVVKALRRKFSPPSYAKVN; via the exons GTTGTTGTGGACGGCTCAGACGACATTTACCTTCTTCCATCAGTGTCATCTCGCAGTTCCAGTACATTTGACATGACCAG ATGTTGCCGCATGTTTTTTGGTCGACGCCGTGTGCTTCACTCACGCACAGTGAGAATTGGGTATGGGCCCGTTGGAGGTGACCATGGAGCTGCTTTTGCCCCGAATAAAGTCTGCAATCAGAAGTAcaatattttcagttttgtcCCACTG gTTCTTTTCCAGCAGTTTAAGTTCTTCCTTAATCTGTATTTCTTGCTTATGGCATGTAGTCAGTTCATACCTGCTATCCAAATTGGTGCTCCCATAACATACTGGGGTCCTCTG GGTTTTGTTTTGACAATAACTTTGATTCGTGAGTTCCTGGACGATTTTGTGCGCTTCTTACGCGACAAAGAGTTGAATGGGGAGAAGTATGAACGATTGACCAGGGACGGAACAAGAGTCGAAGTCAACAGCAG tgACATAGAAGTCGGCGACGTGATCATAATAGAAAAAGATAGAAGAGTTCCTGCAGATGTAGTCCTTTTACGGACAACAGAAAAATCTGGTGCCTGCTTCATTCGTACTGATCAGCTGGATGGAGAGACCGACTGGAAGCTGCGTATTGCTGTTCCGTTCACCCAACACACCAATAACGAAGCT gaaataatggaaatcAATTGTGAGATATATGCGGAGAAACCTCAAAAGGACATCCACGCGTTTGTCGGCACAATTAAG GTGACCACAGAAGACCAAGTGCAGGACGGTTCTTTGAATGTGGAGAATGTTTTGTGGGCAAATACAGTGTTGGCTAGCGGTACAGCTGTTGGAATAGTCGTTTACACTGGAAGAGAAACACGCTCCGTAATGAACACAACTTTGCCGGAAAGCAAAGTTGGCCTGCTAGATCTTGAG GTCAACAATTTGACAAAGCTGTTGTTCGTATTTGTGATGGTGCTTGCTTCTGTCATGGTCATTATGAAAGGGATAGATCCCAATTGGTATCGCTACCTTATGCGATTCGTCCTGTTATTCTCCTACATTATTCCGATTTCACTACGCGTCAATCTCGATATGGCCAAG CTGTTCTACGCTTGGCAAATTGGCCGCGATAAGCAGATTCCGGAAACAGTCGTTCGTTCCTCCACTATTCCAGAAGAACTTGgtcgaatttcttttcttctttctgataAGACTGGAACGTTGACGAAGAACGAGATGCACTTCAAAAAG ATCCACTTGGGCACAGTCGCGTTCAGTTCGGATGCATTCGAAGAAGTGGCTCATCATGTCGCCAGTGCCTACTCAGGTCGATTAGCAAG ACATTCGTTTTCTGCAAAGCTACAGACCGCCGTCGAAGCTATTGCTCTGTGCCACAACGTCACGCCCATTATTGAAGGTGGCACGGTTTCATATCAAGCTGCAAGTCCTGACGAA GTTGCTCTAGTGAAATGGACTGAAACAGTTGGAGTACGATTAGCTCATCGTGACTTACACTCTCTACAACTCCAACTTGGTATAGGACAAACTAAAGTCTTCCAG ATCCTCCACATCTTTCCGTTCACcagtgaaacaaaaagaatgggAATTATTGTTAAG GATGAAACAACGGATGAGATTTCTTTGTTGATGAAAGGCGCAGATACTGTCATGGCTGGTATGGTCCAGTACAATGACTGGCTTGAGGAGGAATGTAGCAACATGGCTCGTGAAG GGCTTCGTACTCTGGTTGTGGCTAAACGATCATTATCTGCTGCTGAGCTGGAAGCTTTCGATCGCGCCTACCATACCGCTAAGATGTCCATCACTGACAGATCTCAGAACATGCAAAACTGCGTAAATCGTATGCTCGAGAAAGACCTTCATCTCCTCTGTCTCACTGGAGTTGAAGACCGATTGCAG GATCAAGTGACCACTTCGTTGGAACTTTTGCGCAATGCAGGAATAAAGATTTGGATGCTAACTGGTGATAAGTTGGAAACAGCTATTTGCATCGCAAAATCTAGTGGACTATTCTCCAGGACAGATAATGTACATGTTTTTGGATCGGTTCAGAATAGAACTGAAGCTCACAATGAGCTGAACGCATTGAGAAG GAAAAGCGATGTTGCTCTCGTAATGCAAGGTTCAGCTCTCAATGTGTGTTTGCAGTATTATGAAGCTGAg GTCGCCGAATTG CTTCTGCGAAAGTACCGTGCACCGCTCCGAGTTGCTGCTATTGGTGACGGAGGAAACGACGTAAGCATGATACAAGCAGCTCATGCTGGTATTGGGATCGACGCTAATGAAG gAAAACAAGCATCTTTGGCAGCTGATTTCTCTATCACTCAATTTTCTCACGTCTGCCGTCTGCTGCTAGTTCATGGCCGCTTTTGCTATAAAAGGTCTTGCGCGCTCTCTCAGTTTGTGATGCACCG AGGTCTTATTATTTCCACTATGCAAGCGATATTCTCGTGCGTGTTTTACTTCGCGTCCGTTTCGCTCTATCAGGGAGTCCTGATGGTTGC TTATTCAACCGCATACACAATGCTCCCTGTATTCTCGTTGGTTGTTGATCGTGATGTTACCGCTAGCAATGCCCTCACTTACCCGGAATTATACAAAGAACTCGGAAAGGGACGGTCGCTGTCGTATAAAACATTCTGCATATGGGTCATGATAAGTTTATATCAAG GAGCCGTTATAATGTATGGAgcattatttgttttcgatGCGGACTTCATCCACGTtgtttctatttccttctctgCTCTCATAGTTACTGAACTTATCATGGTAGCGATGACAATCCACACTTGGCACTGGGCAATGCTACTCGCTCAG gCATTATCGTTAAGTCTCTACGGCGTGTCGCTGGTCGTACTAGATCAATACTTCGATCGTCAATTTGTGCTTTCGTGGATGTTCATCATAAAAACGACACTTATTACCCTTGTGTCGTGCCTGCCTCTTTATGTGGTCAAGGCTTTACGAAGGAAGTTTTCCCCACCTTCCTACGCAAAAGTAAATTGA
- a CDS encoding hypothetical protein (NECATOR_CHRI.G3072.T1) codes for MRYSRLATSQEEADEASRLLPLMVDSEVVVDGSDDIYLLPSVSSRSSSTFDMTRCCRMFFGRRRVLHSRTVRIGYGPVGGDHGAAFAPNKVCNQKYNIFSFVPLVLFQQFKFFLNLYFLLMACSQFIPAIQIGAPITYWGPLGFVLTITLIREFLDDFVRFLRDKELNGEKYERLTRDGTRVEVNSSDIEVGDVIIIEKDRRVPADVVLLRTTEKSGACFIRTDQLDGETDWKLRIAVPFTQHTNNEAEIMEINCEIYAEKPQKDIHAFVGTIKVTTEDQVQDGSLNVENVLWANTVLASGTAVGIVVYTGRETRSVMNTTLPESKVGLLDLEVNNLTKLLFVFVMVLASVMVIMKGIDPNWYRYLMRFVLLFSYIIPISLRVNLDMAKLFYAWQIGRDKQIPETVVRSSTIPEELGRISFLLSDKTGTLTKNEMHFKKIHLGTVAFSSDAFEEVAHHVASAYSGRLARHSFSAKLQTAVEAIALCHNVTPIIEGGTVSYQAASPDEVALVKWTETVGVRLAHRDLHSLQLQLGIGQTKVFQILHIFPFTSETKRMGIIVKDETTDEISLLMKGADTVMAGMVQYNDWLEEECSNMAREGLRTLVVAKRSLSAAELEAFDRAYHTAKMSITDRSQNMQNCVNRMLEKDLHLLCLTGVEDRLQDQVTTSLELLRNAGIKIWMLTGDKLETAICIAKSSGLFSRTDNVHVFGSVQNRTEAHNELNALRRKSDVALVMQGSALNVCLQYYEAEVAELVCACTAVVCCRCSPEQKAQIVQLLRKYRAPLRVAAIGDGGNDVSMIQAAHAGIGIDANEGKQASLAADFSITQFSHVCRLLLVHGRFCYKRSCALSQFVMHRGLIISTMQAIFSCVFYFASVSLYQGVLMVAYSTAYTMLPVFSLVVDRDVTASNALTYPELYKELGKGRSLSYKTFCIWVMISLYQGAVIMYGALFVFDADFIHVVSISFSALIVTELIMVAMTIHTWHWAMLLAQALSLSLYGVSLVVLDQYFDRQFVLSWMFIIKTTLITLVSCLPLYVVKALRRKFSPPSYAKVN; via the exons GTTGTTGTGGACGGCTCAGACGACATTTACCTTCTTCCATCAGTGTCATCTCGCAGTTCCAGTACATTTGACATGACCAG ATGTTGCCGCATGTTTTTTGGTCGACGCCGTGTGCTTCACTCACGCACAGTGAGAATTGGGTATGGGCCCGTTGGAGGTGACCATGGAGCTGCTTTTGCCCCGAATAAAGTCTGCAATCAGAAGTAcaatattttcagttttgtcCCACTG gTTCTTTTCCAGCAGTTTAAGTTCTTCCTTAATCTGTATTTCTTGCTTATGGCATGTAGTCAGTTCATACCTGCTATCCAAATTGGTGCTCCCATAACATACTGGGGTCCTCTG GGTTTTGTTTTGACAATAACTTTGATTCGTGAGTTCCTGGACGATTTTGTGCGCTTCTTACGCGACAAAGAGTTGAATGGGGAGAAGTATGAACGATTGACCAGGGACGGAACAAGAGTCGAAGTCAACAGCAG tgACATAGAAGTCGGCGACGTGATCATAATAGAAAAAGATAGAAGAGTTCCTGCAGATGTAGTCCTTTTACGGACAACAGAAAAATCTGGTGCCTGCTTCATTCGTACTGATCAGCTGGATGGAGAGACCGACTGGAAGCTGCGTATTGCTGTTCCGTTCACCCAACACACCAATAACGAAGCT gaaataatggaaatcAATTGTGAGATATATGCGGAGAAACCTCAAAAGGACATCCACGCGTTTGTCGGCACAATTAAG GTGACCACAGAAGACCAAGTGCAGGACGGTTCTTTGAATGTGGAGAATGTTTTGTGGGCAAATACAGTGTTGGCTAGCGGTACAGCTGTTGGAATAGTCGTTTACACTGGAAGAGAAACACGCTCCGTAATGAACACAACTTTGCCGGAAAGCAAAGTTGGCCTGCTAGATCTTGAG GTCAACAATTTGACAAAGCTGTTGTTCGTATTTGTGATGGTGCTTGCTTCTGTCATGGTCATTATGAAAGGGATAGATCCCAATTGGTATCGCTACCTTATGCGATTCGTCCTGTTATTCTCCTACATTATTCCGATTTCACTACGCGTCAATCTCGATATGGCCAAG CTGTTCTACGCTTGGCAAATTGGCCGCGATAAGCAGATTCCGGAAACAGTCGTTCGTTCCTCCACTATTCCAGAAGAACTTGgtcgaatttcttttcttctttctgataAGACTGGAACGTTGACGAAGAACGAGATGCACTTCAAAAAG ATCCACTTGGGCACAGTCGCGTTCAGTTCGGATGCATTCGAAGAAGTGGCTCATCATGTCGCCAGTGCCTACTCAGGTCGATTAGCAAG ACATTCGTTTTCTGCAAAGCTACAGACCGCCGTCGAAGCTATTGCTCTGTGCCACAACGTCACGCCCATTATTGAAGGTGGCACGGTTTCATATCAAGCTGCAAGTCCTGACGAA GTTGCTCTAGTGAAATGGACTGAAACAGTTGGAGTACGATTAGCTCATCGTGACTTACACTCTCTACAACTCCAACTTGGTATAGGACAAACTAAAGTCTTCCAG ATCCTCCACATCTTTCCGTTCACcagtgaaacaaaaagaatgggAATTATTGTTAAG GATGAAACAACGGATGAGATTTCTTTGTTGATGAAAGGCGCAGATACTGTCATGGCTGGTATGGTCCAGTACAATGACTGGCTTGAGGAGGAATGTAGCAACATGGCTCGTGAAG GGCTTCGTACTCTGGTTGTGGCTAAACGATCATTATCTGCTGCTGAGCTGGAAGCTTTCGATCGCGCCTACCATACCGCTAAGATGTCCATCACTGACAGATCTCAGAACATGCAAAACTGCGTAAATCGTATGCTCGAGAAAGACCTTCATCTCCTCTGTCTCACTGGAGTTGAAGACCGATTGCAG GATCAAGTGACCACTTCGTTGGAACTTTTGCGCAATGCAGGAATAAAGATTTGGATGCTAACTGGTGATAAGTTGGAAACAGCTATTTGCATCGCAAAATCTAGTGGACTATTCTCCAGGACAGATAATGTACATGTTTTTGGATCGGTTCAGAATAGAACTGAAGCTCACAATGAGCTGAACGCATTGAGAAG GAAAAGCGATGTTGCTCTCGTAATGCAAGGTTCAGCTCTCAATGTGTGTTTGCAGTATTATGAAGCTGAg GTCGCCGAATTGGTTTGTGCTTGTACAGCAGTTGTGTGTTGTCGCTGTTCCCCTGAACAAAAAGCACAGATTGTACAGCTTCTGCGAAAGTACCGTGCACCGCTCCGAGTTGCTGCTATTGGTGACGGAGGAAACGACGTAAGCATGATACAAGCAGCTCATGCTGGTATTGGGATCGACGCTAATGAAG gAAAACAAGCATCTTTGGCAGCTGATTTCTCTATCACTCAATTTTCTCACGTCTGCCGTCTGCTGCTAGTTCATGGCCGCTTTTGCTATAAAAGGTCTTGCGCGCTCTCTCAGTTTGTGATGCACCG AGGTCTTATTATTTCCACTATGCAAGCGATATTCTCGTGCGTGTTTTACTTCGCGTCCGTTTCGCTCTATCAGGGAGTCCTGATGGTTGC TTATTCAACCGCATACACAATGCTCCCTGTATTCTCGTTGGTTGTTGATCGTGATGTTACCGCTAGCAATGCCCTCACTTACCCGGAATTATACAAAGAACTCGGAAAGGGACGGTCGCTGTCGTATAAAACATTCTGCATATGGGTCATGATAAGTTTATATCAAG GAGCCGTTATAATGTATGGAgcattatttgttttcgatGCGGACTTCATCCACGTtgtttctatttccttctctgCTCTCATAGTTACTGAACTTATCATGGTAGCGATGACAATCCACACTTGGCACTGGGCAATGCTACTCGCTCAG gCATTATCGTTAAGTCTCTACGGCGTGTCGCTGGTCGTACTAGATCAATACTTCGATCGTCAATTTGTGCTTTCGTGGATGTTCATCATAAAAACGACACTTATTACCCTTGTGTCGTGCCTGCCTCTTTATGTGGTCAAGGCTTTACGAAGGAAGTTTTCCCCACCTTCCTACGCAAAAGTAAATTGA
- a CDS encoding hypothetical protein (NECATOR_CHRI.G3071.T1) has protein sequence MGVLLTLACYLITFSPSAALFCRFVAKDPLRIILFVLGAFFWLASLLLSSFIWLAISAVWDALPLAVACSIVLQDGARVFYFWLLKKAQRGLNRITRQGAASIAPGVSDLHNARHMLAVVCGLGMGVMAALLLTMNVFAEFAGPGTIGLPRSLKEGRRDIHLTGTYLPLYYALSGCFTSVFSVTWTIMFWDSCHKVKKGVFWALPAIVATSTHAAASALSWYNSAGYQPIVLTAQFCILICCILYSNSITGASPRTLLNGVISALVDWLTLKWLRSKLFKKNEAPFSAVEEMEAEERREPYT, from the exons ATGGGTGTGTTGTTAACATTAGCTTGTTATCTGATCACTTTCTCGCCGTCCGCAGCGCTGTTCTGCCGCTTTGTGGCAAAGGATCCATTGCGGATTATTCTTTTCGTTCTAGG GGCATTCTTTTGGTTGGCATCGCTTTTGCTGTCTTCCTTCATATGGTTAGCGATATCTGCGGTTTGGGATGCACTACCTCTTGCTGTTGCTTGCTCTATTGTGTTGCAAGACGGGGCTCGTGTTTTCTACTTCTGGCTTCTCAAAAAAGCGCAACG TGGCTTAAACAGGATCACTCGTCAAGGCGCAGCTTCAATTGCACCTGGAGTTTCCGATTTACATAATGCTCGACATATGCTTGCGGTG GTTTGTGGCCTTGGAATGGGTGTTATGGCTGCCCTCCTTTTGACTATGAATGTTTTCGCCGAATTCGCTGGCCCTGGTACAATTGGCCTTCCTCGCTCGCTGAAG GAAGGCCGCCGTGATATACACTTGACTGGAACATACCTTCCTCTATACTACGCATTATCTGGGTGCTTCACCAGTGTGTTCAGTGTCACTTGGACAATCATG TTTTGGGACTCGTGtcacaaagtgaaaaaaggagtGTTTTGGGCTCTACCTGCGATCGTGGCGACTTCTACTCACGCGGCTGCAAGTGCACTT aGTTGGTATAATTCGGCTGGATATCAACCGATCGTACTTACCGCCCAATTTTGCATACTCATATGTTGTATACTGTATTCGAACAGCATAACTGGCGCATCCCCGCGCACGCTTCTCAACG GAGTCATCTCTGCGTTGGTGGACTGGCTCACATTAAAATGGCTTCGTAGTAAGCTGTTTAAGAAGAATGAAGCCCCATTTTCGGCAGTTGAGGAAATGGAGGCAGAGGAAAGAAGGGAACCATACACATAG